A genomic region of Gemmatimonadota bacterium contains the following coding sequences:
- a CDS encoding MFS transporter, translated as MTVDDRRLLYAAAFFRALATGMVGVLIGVYLAKVGLDALAIGNVVTAGLSGAAVAAMLVTLAGDRLGRRNSLVALSLAGAIGGLGFALASGPAAIGAAAFLGMVNGMGRDRGASVIIDQAILPAMASEPERTSVYAWYNVLQDAGHALGSLFAALPTVL; from the coding sequence ATGACCGTGGACGACCGACGGCTCCTCTACGCCGCTGCGTTCTTCCGTGCCCTGGCAACCGGAATGGTGGGCGTCCTCATCGGAGTGTACCTGGCGAAAGTTGGACTCGACGCCCTCGCCATCGGCAATGTCGTGACCGCAGGTCTCTCCGGCGCCGCCGTAGCGGCCATGCTCGTCACGCTCGCGGGCGACCGACTCGGTCGCCGAAACTCCCTGGTCGCCCTTTCTCTCGCTGGTGCCATCGGCGGGCTCGGCTTCGCGCTCGCGTCCGGGCCCGCCGCCATTGGGGCCGCCGCCTTCCTCGGCATGGTAAACGGGATGGGACGGGACCGCGGCGCGTCCGTCATCATTGACCAGGCGATTCTCCCGGCGATGGCCTCCGAGCCGGAGCGCACGTCGGTCTACGCCTGGTACAACGTGCTTCAGGACGCCGGCCACGCGCTCGGCAGCCTCTTTGCGGCCCTGCCCACGGTGCTTTAG
- a CDS encoding DUF1259 domain-containing protein: MQQDAILPAVAKGGTGIGSAVTGSPSSQHKEEPEMIIRASPLVTVLSCIALALPVAASSQNVDPWIAVGRTLGTENVSSAPYHRYNLPRSDLTLTIAGVDASAIGLGAWVGFSGEPNDATMMGDLVVTSAELGPVLEELARQRIAVTAIHNHFAGETPQIVYMHFHGQGVATDLASRVERAVALTGTPRPAPAPRPQPVQIDTALVFRVLGQSGSASGPVARLSFQLVDGAVTMDGRVVNPALGYGSPIVIQQVNANRAVATGDFAVRGRAVTPLLRALAEGGTVATAVHSHLIDSDPDITYIHFWGDGPLNDVLRGLRSALDAGR, from the coding sequence ATGCAACAAGATGCCATTCTACCGGCCGTTGCGAAAGGGGGGACCGGCATCGGAAGCGCCGTCACGGGCTCCCCCAGCAGCCAACACAAGGAAGAACCGGAGATGATCATACGAGCTTCACCTCTAGTCACCGTGCTTTCGTGCATCGCGCTGGCGCTCCCCGTGGCAGCCTCGAGCCAAAACGTGGACCCTTGGATCGCCGTCGGACGAACCCTCGGGACCGAGAATGTGTCGAGCGCTCCGTACCACCGGTACAACCTGCCCCGTTCCGACCTGACGCTTACGATCGCAGGCGTGGATGCCAGCGCCATCGGACTTGGAGCCTGGGTGGGATTCAGCGGTGAGCCGAACGACGCCACGATGATGGGCGATCTGGTCGTCACCAGCGCGGAGCTGGGCCCCGTGCTCGAGGAGTTGGCACGGCAGCGCATCGCGGTGACCGCGATCCACAACCACTTCGCGGGAGAAACCCCTCAAATCGTCTACATGCATTTCCACGGTCAAGGCGTCGCGACCGACCTGGCCAGCCGCGTGGAGCGCGCGGTGGCGCTGACCGGCACGCCGCGCCCCGCGCCCGCCCCGCGTCCCCAGCCTGTCCAGATCGACACAGCTCTGGTGTTCCGGGTGCTCGGACAATCGGGCTCGGCGAGCGGTCCGGTAGCGCGCCTCTCCTTTCAGCTCGTTGACGGTGCGGTGACCATGGACGGCCGGGTCGTGAATCCCGCGCTCGGATACGGCTCTCCGATCGTGATCCAGCAGGTGAACGCGAACCGCGCCGTGGCCACCGGCGACTTCGCGGTTCGTGGACGGGCTGTCACCCCCCTCCTCCGGGCTCTGGCCGAGGGCGGCACCGTGGCCACCGCAGTGCACAGTCACCTCATCGACAGCGACCCTGACATTACTTACATCCACTTCTGGGGAGACGGGCCGCTCAATGACGTTCTCCGTGGGCTGAGGAGCGCCCTCGATGCAGGTCGCTGA
- a CDS encoding chromate resistance protein ChrB domain-containing protein yields MVLTERHGGPWLLFIHQLPAKPGYARVRLWRRLQRIGAVQVKSSVWGLPVTNESLEDFQWLAEEVQGADGEALICQATFVAGLTDEVSEALLAAAGSAPQPESRASAPKPGSARSFDPMDFRGRVWVTRRGAKADRIGSAWLIKRFVDSDATFKFVSETGYVPSAGEIRFDMYEAEFSHQGDACTFEVLASTFVSVDRAVAAIGEIVHDIDLKESRFARPETEGIRLLLLDGVCREAVADERRLELGFALFDVLWNALNGRAHSFGSLGGDAQREADGDPRSAPGAGGMDP; encoded by the coding sequence ATGGTGCTGACCGAGCGACACGGGGGACCTTGGCTTCTCTTCATCCACCAGCTTCCCGCCAAGCCGGGCTATGCGCGCGTGAGGCTGTGGCGGCGCCTCCAGCGCATCGGTGCCGTGCAGGTGAAGAGCTCTGTGTGGGGACTTCCCGTGACAAACGAATCGCTCGAGGACTTCCAGTGGCTGGCGGAGGAGGTCCAGGGAGCAGACGGGGAAGCGCTGATTTGCCAGGCCACCTTTGTCGCCGGGCTGACGGATGAGGTGTCGGAAGCGCTCCTGGCCGCGGCGGGCTCGGCCCCGCAGCCGGAGTCGCGGGCATCGGCCCCGAAACCAGGTAGCGCCCGGTCCTTCGACCCGATGGATTTTCGTGGGCGTGTCTGGGTGACTCGCCGGGGCGCGAAGGCCGATCGGATCGGCAGCGCCTGGCTTATCAAACGCTTCGTGGATTCGGACGCGACCTTCAAGTTCGTTTCGGAGACGGGATACGTTCCCAGCGCCGGCGAGATACGATTCGACATGTACGAAGCCGAGTTCTCTCATCAGGGAGATGCCTGCACTTTCGAGGTATTGGCGAGTACGTTCGTTTCAGTGGACCGAGCGGTGGCGGCAATCGGCGAAATCGTCCACGACATCGACCTGAAGGAATCGCGGTTCGCCCGTCCCGAGACCGAGGGGATTCGCCTGCTTCTCCTCGACGGCGTGTGTCGAGAGGCAGTGGCCGACGAGCGGCGCCTCGAGCTTGGTTTCGCATTGTTCGATGTCCTCTGGAACGCTCTAAATGGCCGCGCACACTCGTTCGGCTCGTTGGGGGGAGATGCACAAAGGGAGGCGGACGGCGATCCTCGCTCGGCTCCCGGTGCCGGAGGCATGGACCCGTGA
- a CDS encoding S24/S26 family peptidase: MGVNLLAAKELQLELSSKGRRLYFHGESMRPFLVEGDEVVVEPIAFDDIHVGDVVTYRFSDKFPTRRVVRKHQRGLDLWCENWPARRYVCAAEDLLGVAVARGRDGEWIGDRSPEWRAARRKALRAWRRIAAREYVVTFPGRVVRKLAKVARRVPA, translated from the coding sequence ATGGGTGTGAATCTCCTGGCCGCCAAGGAGCTCCAGCTGGAGCTCTCCTCGAAGGGGCGCCGGCTCTACTTTCACGGTGAGAGCATGCGCCCGTTTCTCGTGGAAGGGGACGAGGTCGTCGTCGAGCCAATCGCTTTCGACGACATCCACGTTGGAGATGTCGTCACCTATCGGTTCAGCGACAAGTTCCCGACGAGGCGCGTCGTGCGAAAACACCAACGGGGACTGGACCTCTGGTGCGAGAACTGGCCGGCCCGGCGGTACGTCTGTGCCGCCGAGGACCTGCTCGGAGTCGCGGTGGCACGCGGGCGGGACGGGGAGTGGATCGGCGATCGGAGCCCGGAATGGCGAGCCGCGCGGAGGAAGGCTCTCCGTGCATGGCGGCGCATCGCGGCGCGTGAGTACGTCGTGACCTTCCCCGGCCGCGTCGTCAGAAAGCTCGCGAAGGTCGCTCGCCGCGTTCCCGCCTGA
- a CDS encoding DUF5916 domain-containing protein gives MPRGTQLRAVAGVLDNAHVLTAALLAINSALPAQQVPSVEAVRADVSPVVDGVLDEPAWSRASRLTEFIQFEPRRGEPAMQPTEAMVLYDSVAVYFGFRLRESGSIQAELTRRDADMMTDDAVFVVLDTYSDRQSGYVFAVNPLGTKSDGRIAGDGREVDFTWDGEWTGAAARTAGGWTAEIAIPLSTLRYAAGEGRVWGLNVGRSRRRELEVSFWSGPLETAFRVSGAGLLVGLDLPPPLRRREIIVYGLSRAEQGVKTRWDAGLDARYRLTPAVALDATVNPDFATIEADREQVNLTRFELSLPEKRPFFLEGAELFRQRIRTFYSRRIADLRGGGKVHGKIGPWTIYFLGADEAPGAGEPHSVYGVSRLQRDVGRSSLGLTWAGREAGGAGSGSVSLDATLFFSERLGLTAQAIASYGSGASGSHGFFLRPSYDSPTGHFHVRYTELGEGFGDDVNPVGFVQDDDRRELDSAIEKALWPASGPAERIQYLSNYNVYWGQSGVLRSWQVDQSVSVDLRNRWSASVSYTEEFKRFETDFRNRDVGTTIGYNTRALQSASVGYRTGKSFGSDFDLITLAAAVKPTDSSALEYELERLVLDPDPADQTTWIHVVRGNVYFTPDLYLQLFYQNSTRLDRHNVQTVFVYRYRPPFGAIQIAFQRGTAAFGQASSQGNTLFLKVSGVL, from the coding sequence GTGCCGCGAGGCACCCAACTGCGGGCCGTGGCCGGCGTGCTCGACAATGCGCACGTGCTGACCGCGGCTCTGCTTGCGATCAACTCGGCCTTGCCGGCGCAGCAGGTGCCGAGCGTGGAGGCCGTGCGCGCCGACGTCTCGCCGGTCGTGGACGGGGTCCTCGACGAGCCCGCCTGGTCCCGAGCCTCCCGACTAACCGAGTTCATCCAGTTTGAGCCCCGGCGGGGAGAGCCGGCCATGCAGCCCACCGAGGCGATGGTCCTCTACGACAGCGTGGCCGTCTACTTCGGATTCCGCCTCCGCGAATCCGGCAGCATCCAGGCGGAGCTGACCCGGCGCGACGCCGACATGATGACGGATGACGCGGTGTTCGTCGTGCTCGATACGTATTCCGACCGGCAGTCCGGCTACGTCTTTGCCGTGAACCCCCTCGGTACGAAATCGGACGGCCGGATCGCGGGCGACGGGCGGGAGGTGGACTTCACCTGGGACGGCGAATGGACGGGAGCGGCTGCGCGAACCGCGGGCGGATGGACCGCCGAGATCGCGATTCCCCTTTCGACGCTCCGATACGCCGCTGGAGAAGGAAGGGTCTGGGGACTCAACGTCGGGCGAAGCCGCCGGAGGGAACTGGAAGTGAGCTTCTGGTCGGGGCCGCTCGAGACCGCGTTCCGCGTATCCGGCGCGGGCCTCCTCGTCGGGCTCGACCTCCCTCCTCCCCTCCGCCGGCGCGAGATCATCGTGTACGGGCTCTCCCGGGCCGAGCAGGGTGTGAAGACGCGATGGGACGCCGGATTGGACGCGCGTTATCGGCTCACTCCCGCCGTGGCCTTGGACGCCACCGTGAACCCGGACTTCGCCACCATCGAGGCCGACCGTGAGCAGGTGAACCTCACCCGATTCGAGCTCTCCCTCCCAGAGAAGCGCCCGTTCTTCCTCGAAGGCGCGGAGCTCTTCCGCCAGCGGATCCGAACGTTCTACAGCCGGCGCATCGCCGACCTCCGGGGCGGAGGGAAGGTACACGGCAAGATCGGCCCATGGACGATCTACTTCCTCGGCGCTGACGAAGCACCGGGTGCTGGGGAGCCGCACTCGGTGTACGGCGTGAGCCGTCTCCAGCGGGACGTCGGGCGATCGAGCCTGGGGCTGACCTGGGCCGGACGCGAGGCCGGCGGCGCGGGCAGCGGCTCGGTCAGCCTCGACGCCACCCTGTTTTTCAGCGAGCGGCTCGGGCTCACAGCGCAGGCGATCGCGAGTTACGGATCCGGGGCTTCCGGCTCTCATGGGTTCTTCCTGCGCCCGTCGTACGACTCCCCGACGGGTCACTTCCACGTCCGCTACACGGAGTTGGGCGAGGGCTTCGGAGACGATGTAAACCCCGTCGGCTTCGTTCAGGACGACGATCGCCGGGAGCTGGACTCAGCCATCGAGAAGGCGCTCTGGCCCGCTTCCGGCCCGGCCGAGCGGATCCAGTATCTATCGAATTACAACGTGTACTGGGGACAGAGCGGTGTGCTTCGGAGCTGGCAGGTGGACCAGAGCGTGAGCGTGGATCTCCGCAACCGATGGTCCGCGTCGGTGAGCTACACCGAGGAGTTCAAGCGCTTCGAAACGGACTTTCGAAACCGCGACGTGGGCACGACCATCGGATACAACACGAGGGCCCTTCAGTCAGCGTCCGTTGGCTACCGGACGGGAAAGAGCTTCGGCTCCGACTTCGACCTCATTACCCTCGCTGCGGCGGTGAAGCCGACGGATTCTTCGGCACTGGAGTACGAGTTGGAACGCCTCGTACTCGATCCCGATCCCGCGGATCAGACGACCTGGATCCACGTGGTTCGCGGGAACGTGTATTTCACGCCGGACCTGTACTTGCAGCTCTTCTATCAGAACAGCACCCGCCTGGACCGGCACAACGTTCAGACCGTCTTCGTCTACCGCTACCGGCCGCCATTCGGCGCGATACAGATCGCGTTCCAACGGGGGACGGCTGCGTTCGGGCAGGCATCCTCGCAGGGTAACACGCTGTTCCTCAAGGTATCGGGCGTCCTGTAG
- the mce gene encoding methylmalonyl-CoA epimerase has protein sequence MVTEWPLDHIGIAVTSIEEARPLYERVTGAPGGPTLELPEQGVNVAFFGGIELLEPRGPESSLARFFDSRGPGLHHMAFRVPDIAAELTRLEAAGVRLVDREPRIGAAGHPIAFLHPSAAGGVLVELVEVPVEPNPRFGVPSG, from the coding sequence ATGGTGACCGAGTGGCCTCTCGACCACATCGGGATCGCGGTGACTTCGATCGAGGAGGCGCGCCCCCTTTACGAGCGCGTCACCGGCGCGCCGGGTGGACCCACGCTGGAGCTACCGGAGCAGGGGGTGAACGTCGCCTTCTTCGGTGGGATCGAACTCCTGGAGCCCCGAGGTCCAGAGTCTTCCCTGGCCAGATTTTTCGACTCGCGGGGGCCGGGGCTTCATCACATGGCCTTTCGGGTCCCCGACATTGCAGCGGAGCTCACGCGCTTGGAAGCGGCCGGGGTCCGGCTCGTGGATCGCGAACCGCGGATCGGCGCGGCGGGCCACCCCATCGCCTTCCTGCATCCTTCGGCGGCAGGGGGGGTCCTGGTTGAGCTCGTCGAGGTTCCCGTGGAACCGAATCCGCGTTTCGGCGTACCTTCAGGGTGA
- a CDS encoding PqqD family protein, which yields MKFRARTDDVAWKVVEGEAVLVHAESSAYYGLNRTGTALWEALTSGPCSPDELVSGLSQQLDAPPQQAGQDVDTFLRSLVGAGLATEVPDASETSSGSGVRLGRAASGPYEPPQVSPFGELEQLILSGE from the coding sequence ATGAAATTTCGAGCGCGCACGGACGACGTGGCCTGGAAAGTTGTGGAAGGGGAAGCGGTCCTCGTACACGCGGAGTCTTCGGCATATTATGGGCTGAACCGTACCGGGACCGCACTTTGGGAGGCCCTTACGTCGGGCCCCTGCTCGCCCGACGAGTTGGTGAGCGGATTGTCACAGCAGCTCGATGCGCCGCCGCAGCAGGCGGGACAAGACGTTGACACTTTTCTCAGGAGCCTGGTCGGGGCCGGGTTGGCCACCGAAGTCCCGGATGCGTCGGAAACCTCGTCAGGGAGTGGGGTACGGCTCGGTCGGGCGGCATCGGGGCCTTACGAACCGCCGCAGGTGTCTCCCTTCGGTGAGCTCGAGCAGCTCATTCTGAGCGGGGAGTGA
- a CDS encoding glycosyltransferase family 1 protein, producing MKVLLDVSNLGLAHGSAETRTGIFRATEFLVDELLRRNDLDLGFAALESYVAEVQLARYDRSVAGQLGARMVSAWDAPGTDLGASVRLVDSLESVNRDAPEGKRIVAELALTNRLARPRALPGAFEIVHSLKHPLRSRDRVPGALRIVTIHDMVPVLFPELAEERFVVEHQAMTRSLEPGSDWIICNSECTKADACRILGFPNDRAFVTPFAADPRVFRPSSDGPERTAILARYGLAGRDYLLSLCTLEPRKNLPALLRAFFAIAGEPGNDGLLLALVGPTGWKSQPLFELIGERPDLRERIVLTGYVPDAELSAIYSGARAFAYPSLYEGFGLPPLEAMCCGTAVVTSTAGSIPEVVGSAAILVEPRDEAGLAAALRKVLADDRLATEMSVKGLERAKEFSWARTAQGTVAAYRAMLASS from the coding sequence TTGAAAGTTCTCCTCGACGTCTCGAACCTGGGGCTCGCGCACGGGTCTGCGGAAACCCGCACAGGCATCTTTCGGGCCACCGAGTTTCTCGTGGATGAGCTCCTTCGCCGGAATGACCTCGACCTGGGCTTCGCCGCACTCGAATCCTACGTCGCCGAAGTCCAGCTCGCGCGCTACGACCGCTCCGTAGCCGGCCAGCTCGGCGCCCGCATGGTTTCCGCGTGGGACGCACCGGGAACGGACCTGGGCGCGTCGGTGCGTTTGGTGGACTCGCTCGAATCCGTCAACCGCGACGCCCCGGAAGGAAAGCGGATCGTTGCGGAGTTAGCCCTCACTAACCGACTCGCGCGTCCGCGAGCACTTCCCGGCGCGTTCGAAATCGTCCATTCCCTCAAACACCCGCTTCGATCGAGGGATCGGGTCCCAGGGGCGCTCCGCATCGTCACGATTCATGACATGGTCCCGGTCCTCTTTCCGGAGCTCGCTGAAGAGCGATTCGTGGTCGAACACCAGGCGATGACGCGGAGCCTCGAACCCGGGTCGGATTGGATCATCTGTAACTCCGAATGCACTAAAGCCGACGCCTGCCGAATTCTCGGCTTCCCCAATGATCGCGCGTTCGTGACCCCCTTCGCCGCCGACCCCCGCGTCTTCCGACCCTCTTCCGACGGCCCGGAGCGCACGGCCATTCTCGCCCGTTACGGGCTCGCCGGGCGGGACTACCTCCTCAGTCTCTGCACCCTCGAGCCACGGAAGAACCTCCCGGCGCTCCTCCGCGCCTTTTTTGCGATCGCCGGCGAACCGGGAAACGACGGGCTTCTGCTCGCCCTGGTGGGTCCGACGGGATGGAAGTCACAACCGCTTTTCGAGCTGATCGGCGAGCGGCCCGACCTTCGTGAGCGGATCGTGCTCACGGGTTACGTCCCTGACGCAGAGCTCAGCGCGATTTATTCCGGTGCTCGCGCCTTCGCTTATCCTTCTCTCTATGAAGGGTTCGGACTCCCCCCATTGGAAGCGATGTGTTGCGGAACCGCGGTGGTGACCTCCACGGCCGGTTCGATTCCCGAAGTCGTGGGATCCGCGGCGATCTTGGTGGAACCCCGAGACGAGGCGGGTCTCGCGGCCGCGCTGAGGAAGGTCCTCGCGGACGACCGCCTGGCGACAGAGATGTCCGTGAAGGGTCTGGAGCGCGCGAAGGAATTTTCCTGGGCCCGAACCGCCCAGGGGACGGTCGCGGCCTACCGGGCGATGCTCGCGTCGTCATGA
- a CDS encoding family 16 glycoside hydrolase, whose translation MKPTDLCVSLPLGVVLPFLAACDGPPPPATTERIEVRGTAIVTLRNDFTSGLVDWSVVDGVWERRSLGGEHRLAQTSTDRAFPVVLLEGRRFSDVDVTVRFRPVSGEADASAGIVFRAHDGQNYYVVRANSLEDNFRLYAVVDGDRRQIAGTRIDAPRLGEWHTLRVTAVGSRIQAYLGGRLLIDHRDERFREGLVGLWTKADAVTEFDDLEIGGVPSD comes from the coding sequence GTGAAACCAACGGACCTCTGCGTCTCGCTTCCGTTGGGCGTGGTCCTACCGTTTCTCGCTGCATGTGACGGCCCGCCGCCACCCGCTACGACGGAACGGATCGAGGTCCGTGGCACCGCCATCGTGACTCTTCGGAACGACTTCACATCGGGACTCGTGGACTGGAGCGTGGTGGATGGGGTCTGGGAGCGGCGGAGCCTCGGCGGTGAACACCGGCTGGCTCAGACCTCCACCGATCGTGCCTTCCCGGTCGTACTCCTCGAGGGGCGGCGTTTCTCGGACGTGGACGTCACAGTGCGCTTCAGACCCGTGTCCGGCGAAGCCGACGCCAGCGCGGGGATCGTCTTCCGAGCCCATGACGGGCAGAACTACTACGTGGTCCGTGCCAACAGTCTCGAGGACAACTTCCGGCTGTACGCAGTCGTGGACGGGGACCGCCGGCAGATTGCGGGTACTCGGATCGACGCGCCTCGCCTCGGGGAGTGGCACACGCTCCGGGTAACCGCAGTGGGTTCGCGGATTCAGGCCTATCTGGGCGGCCGCTTACTGATCGACCATCGTGACGAGAGGTTTAGGGAGGGGCTCGTAGGGTTATGGACGAAGGCCGACGCCGTGACGGAGTTCGACGACCTGGAGATCGGAGGCGTCCCTTCCGACTGA
- a CDS encoding glycosyltransferase family 4 protein: MSSHEGERPTRKTVAFQGRRIGKSAFALVNSHWSAGLEGDDRYRVTDYDPRGAAPDFVIHHDFETHFSAFRPPRGSQSIAVRTWDFGPLPTAWVEKINREFDQFWAYSHWIAKQAEIAGVEPARIRVVPLGVDPQVFRPDGVRFPLMDDRSFRFLFVGGVSARKGTDILLDAYTQAFTATDDVSLVIKDHSGDLFYKGDAVRSRISALAADPTAPRIVHLDEFLGLEELAALYRACDVGVFPYRAEGFCLPILEAIACGTPPIVPNFGACLDFCSGEVAFLTPVRRINLPVNNRFKVALGFEEDVTEVDFCEVERATLAQRMRGVAGGLRGERDRMAAAGVKRARERFTWKESVARVIECLEELGAAS, translated from the coding sequence TTGTCCTCGCACGAGGGCGAGCGTCCCACCCGCAAGACCGTCGCGTTCCAGGGGCGGCGCATCGGCAAATCCGCCTTCGCTCTGGTGAATTCCCACTGGAGCGCGGGGCTGGAGGGGGACGACCGGTATCGGGTGACCGACTACGACCCGCGCGGGGCGGCTCCGGACTTCGTCATCCATCATGACTTCGAGACACATTTTTCGGCCTTTCGGCCGCCCCGCGGGAGTCAATCCATCGCCGTGCGAACCTGGGACTTCGGGCCACTCCCTACGGCGTGGGTCGAAAAGATCAATCGCGAGTTCGATCAATTCTGGGCCTACAGTCATTGGATCGCCAAGCAGGCGGAGATAGCGGGCGTGGAGCCGGCGCGGATTCGGGTCGTTCCGCTCGGCGTAGATCCCCAAGTCTTTCGCCCGGATGGGGTAAGGTTTCCGCTGATGGACGATCGTTCCTTCCGCTTCCTCTTCGTCGGAGGGGTGAGCGCCCGGAAGGGGACCGACATCCTCCTCGACGCGTACACCCAGGCGTTCACGGCAACGGACGATGTCTCTCTCGTCATCAAAGACCACTCGGGCGACCTCTTCTACAAGGGAGACGCAGTCCGGAGCCGCATCTCCGCTCTCGCGGCAGACCCCACGGCGCCGCGTATCGTGCACCTCGACGAGTTTCTGGGGCTCGAGGAACTCGCCGCGCTTTATCGGGCGTGCGACGTGGGTGTCTTCCCTTACCGGGCCGAGGGCTTCTGCCTTCCGATTCTCGAGGCGATCGCCTGCGGGACGCCGCCCATCGTGCCGAATTTCGGAGCGTGCCTCGACTTCTGCTCCGGGGAGGTGGCCTTCCTGACGCCGGTGCGGCGCATCAACCTTCCCGTGAACAACCGCTTCAAGGTCGCGCTGGGTTTCGAGGAGGACGTGACGGAAGTGGACTTCTGCGAGGTGGAGAGGGCGACGCTCGCGCAACGGATGAGGGGAGTTGCCGGGGGGCTTCGTGGCGAACGAGACCGCATGGCGGCGGCGGGAGTGAAACGGGCGCGGGAGCGCTTTACCTGGAAGGAATCGGTCGCGCGGGTGATCGAGTGCCTGGAGGAGCTGGGCGCCGCGTCATGA
- a CDS encoding PepSY domain-containing protein produces MTSEKMGPNPIPSRGIRRRIAVLHRTLGLVLGPLVALWFVSGIGMMYTGGMPSLTPDLRLERLPSLELTAVRQGPAEAYTRTGLNGAPSSVTLLSVLGRPAYRFNGSQGPSVFADDTTLVETAGTREAVWVASLFAGVPVEAVTYDQLISHADQWTIAQRRQLPLHRLRVDDGRGTVLYVSPGNAEVVQITTRRSRALAWIAAIPHWLYLTPLRLREGLWRQLILWTAGIGSVLAVLGLTLAVVQFRVPRPVRLSHVRSYIPYAGWMRWHYLTGAVFGVLTFTWIFSGFLSMEPWGWASGEGLSSVPIRRALAGEAVALEAIPSLQPAALAAFLGEERLKEVSFGRVRGHPTLILRTSADQGIQGVSILDRGSPRSAGRHILDALSLRPITSIPMDTLLGIVRATYPEIPIADAAVLHDYDSYYYSRDRSAPLPVLRVRFDDADRTWMYLDPEAGTVAAALHRLDRIERWIYSGFHSLDFNFWYRTRPAWDIAMIVLLLGGLTTTVIGFSLGLERIARKW; encoded by the coding sequence ATGACTTCGGAAAAAATGGGCCCCAACCCAATTCCCTCCCGCGGGATTCGGAGACGCATCGCGGTCCTGCATCGAACCCTCGGACTCGTCCTCGGCCCCCTCGTCGCCCTCTGGTTCGTTTCGGGGATCGGCATGATGTACACCGGCGGGATGCCGAGCCTCACACCCGACCTTCGCCTCGAGAGATTGCCCTCTCTGGAACTCACCGCGGTTCGCCAAGGACCGGCCGAAGCCTACACGCGGACAGGACTCAATGGCGCGCCCTCGAGCGTGACCCTCCTCTCCGTCCTCGGTAGACCTGCCTACCGATTCAATGGAAGCCAGGGTCCCTCCGTCTTCGCCGACGACACCACGCTGGTCGAGACCGCGGGAACCCGGGAAGCGGTGTGGGTGGCAAGCTTGTTCGCCGGCGTACCCGTGGAGGCCGTCACCTACGACCAGCTCATCTCGCACGCGGACCAGTGGACCATCGCCCAGCGCCGCCAGTTGCCGCTCCACCGGCTGCGCGTGGACGACGGAAGGGGTACGGTGCTTTACGTCTCTCCCGGGAACGCGGAAGTCGTTCAGATCACGACGCGCCGAAGCCGGGCTCTGGCCTGGATTGCCGCAATCCCCCACTGGCTTTATCTGACGCCGCTTCGCCTCAGGGAAGGCCTTTGGCGACAGCTCATCCTCTGGACCGCCGGGATCGGAAGTGTCCTCGCCGTGCTCGGGCTCACGCTGGCCGTCGTTCAATTTCGAGTGCCCCGTCCTGTTCGACTGTCCCATGTTCGCTCATACATTCCGTACGCGGGATGGATGAGATGGCACTACCTCACCGGTGCCGTCTTCGGCGTCCTGACATTCACCTGGATATTCAGTGGCTTCCTATCCATGGAACCGTGGGGATGGGCGTCGGGAGAGGGGTTGTCGAGCGTTCCAATTCGGAGGGCCCTTGCGGGGGAGGCCGTGGCGCTGGAGGCGATTCCTTCCCTTCAGCCGGCAGCGCTCGCCGCGTTCCTTGGAGAAGAGCGTTTGAAGGAGGTGTCATTTGGCCGGGTCCGCGGCCACCCGACATTGATCCTGAGAACCTCGGCAGACCAAGGCATACAAGGCGTGTCCATCCTGGACCGAGGGTCCCCCCGAAGTGCCGGGAGACACATCTTGGATGCCCTGAGCCTGCGTCCGATCACATCCATTCCCATGGACACTCTCCTCGGAATTGTTCGAGCGACTTACCCGGAAATTCCGATTGCGGATGCGGCGGTGCTCCACGACTACGATTCCTATTATTACTCCCGTGACCGCAGTGCGCCGCTCCCTGTCTTGCGCGTCCGATTCGACGACGCGGACCGGACCTGGATGTACCTCGATCCCGAGGCCGGCACCGTCGCCGCCGCCCTTCACCGGCTCGACCGGATCGAACGTTGGATTTATAGCGGATTCCACAGCCTGGACTTCAATTTCTGGTACCGGACCCGGCCGGCCTGGGACATCGCCATGATCGTTCTCTTGCTCGGAGGGCTTACGACGACCGTGATCGGGTTCTCGTTGGGGCTCGAAAGGATCGCGAGGAAATGGTGA